Proteins from a single region of Cytophagaceae bacterium:
- a CDS encoding amidohydrolase family protein, which translates to MKKILFVILLLNLKVFAQIKDAPKRSEGDGPYKKLIIRGVTLINSTGAPPLGPIDIVVEQNRIKEIRQVGYPGVPIDGKRRPKVEAGDKELDCTGMYLMPGFIDMHGHIGGKEQGTPSEYVFKLWLAHGVTTVREPGSGNGIDWTLAHKQKSLNNEIVAPRIYAYTFFGSGSDKPITTPEAAREWVKNNANKGADGIKFFGAEPNVFRAALEENKNLGLRSACHHAQLEVARMNVLATAKAGLTSMEHWYGLPEALFDDRTLQNYPADYNYNNEQNRFEEAGKLWKQAAAPGSEKWYKVMDELLKIDFTLDPTFNIYEANRDFMRARRAEWHEDYTLPALWRFYGPSRISHGSYWLNWGTEQEIQWKENYRIWMRFVNEYKNKGGRVTTGSDSGYIYQLYGFAYIRELELLREAGFHPLEVIRSATIKGAEALGVDKEIGSVEVGKLADFVITEENPLANFSSLYGTGAIKVTENNEVIRAGGVKYTIKDGIVYDAKKLLEDVKNIVKKAKEQEKFEILQPGVKK; encoded by the coding sequence ATGAAAAAAATACTATTTGTCATTCTTCTGTTAAATCTCAAGGTTTTTGCTCAAATCAAAGACGCACCAAAACGATCAGAAGGTGATGGTCCTTATAAAAAACTGATAATTCGGGGCGTGACCCTGATTAATTCTACAGGAGCACCACCTTTGGGGCCAATTGATATTGTGGTGGAGCAAAACCGGATTAAAGAAATCAGACAGGTGGGCTACCCAGGCGTACCCATTGATGGTAAGCGAAGGCCTAAAGTTGAAGCAGGTGACAAAGAGCTGGATTGCACAGGCATGTACCTTATGCCGGGATTTATAGATATGCACGGGCATATTGGTGGTAAGGAACAAGGCACGCCATCGGAATATGTTTTTAAACTTTGGCTGGCTCATGGCGTAACTACGGTGAGGGAACCCGGCTCGGGCAATGGTATTGACTGGACTTTGGCACACAAACAAAAAAGCCTGAACAACGAAATAGTCGCACCCAGGATTTACGCATATACATTTTTCGGTAGTGGGTCCGATAAACCCATAACCACACCTGAAGCCGCCAGAGAATGGGTAAAAAATAATGCAAATAAAGGTGCTGACGGCATCAAGTTTTTCGGAGCCGAACCCAATGTTTTCAGGGCGGCTCTGGAAGAAAACAAAAATCTGGGTTTACGGTCTGCGTGCCATCATGCCCAGCTGGAAGTAGCCCGAATGAATGTTTTAGCCACAGCCAAAGCCGGCTTAACCTCCATGGAGCATTGGTATGGGCTGCCCGAGGCACTATTTGATGACCGCACTTTGCAAAATTATCCGGCGGATTATAATTACAATAACGAACAAAACCGCTTTGAAGAAGCCGGAAAGCTCTGGAAACAAGCAGCAGCACCCGGCTCAGAAAAATGGTATAAAGTAATGGACGAGCTGCTGAAAATTGATTTCACGCTTGACCCCACATTTAATATTTATGAAGCCAACCGCGACTTTATGCGGGCACGCAGGGCTGAATGGCACGAAGACTATACACTGCCGGCTCTTTGGCGTTTTTATGGCCCAAGTCGTATTTCTCATGGCAGCTATTGGCTCAATTGGGGCACAGAGCAGGAAATTCAGTGGAAAGAAAACTATAGAATCTGGATGCGGTTTGTAAATGAATACAAAAACAAAGGTGGTAGGGTGACCACTGGCTCTGACTCGGGGTATATATATCAACTCTATGGCTTTGCCTATATCCGTGAGTTGGAATTGCTGCGAGAAGCAGGCTTTCATCCACTGGAAGTAATCAGGTCAGCAACCATCAAAGGAGCAGAGGCTTTGGGTGTTGATAAAGAAATTGGATCTGTGGAAGTAGGCAAATTGGCTGATTTTGTGATTACGGAAGAAAATCCTCTGGCAAATTTCTCTTCTCTTTACGGCACCGGGGCTATAAAGGTGACCGAAAACAATGAAGTTATAAGAGCTGGAGGCGTAAAATATACTATTAAAGACGGCATAGTTTACGATGCCAAAAAGCTCCTGGAAGATGTAAAAAACATCGTTAAAAAAGCCAAAGAGCAGGAAAAGTTTGAGATTTTGCAACCGGGGGTGAAGAAGTAG
- a CDS encoding T9SS type A sorting domain-containing protein — translation MNENLEVISESTGEYSYITQNPIISFQGKKYFINSDPFFGTEIWTSDGTSAGTRIFSDIFSGKNSSSPQQIFENDGKLYALATGNPSGVQIWELNSDQKLEKEEPKIIVFPNPMGNAFSIYINKVGKEFHFNIFDSNGKIYKKEKFYKNGQNFDASDIPSGLYFLKSEDGQFLQKILIMK, via the coding sequence TTGAATGAAAATTTAGAAGTGATTTCTGAAAGTACTGGTGAATATTCGTACATCACTCAAAATCCTATTATCAGCTTTCAGGGCAAAAAATATTTTATTAACTCAGATCCATTTTTTGGAACTGAAATCTGGACTTCAGATGGTACTTCGGCAGGAACCAGAATTTTTTCAGATATTTTTTCTGGTAAAAATAGCTCCTCTCCTCAACAAATATTTGAAAATGATGGAAAACTGTACGCTTTAGCAACTGGTAATCCTTCCGGCGTACAGATTTGGGAACTGAATAGCGACCAGAAACTGGAAAAGGAAGAACCAAAAATTATAGTTTTTCCTAACCCCATGGGAAATGCATTTTCAATTTATATCAATAAAGTTGGTAAGGAATTTCATTTTAATATTTTCGATAGTAATGGCAAAATTTATAAAAAAGAGAAATTTTATAAAAATGGCCAAAATTTTGACGCAAGTGATATTCCGTCTGGATTATATTTTTTGAAAAGTGAGGATGGGCAATTCTTACAGAAAATATTAATAATGAAATAA
- a CDS encoding GMC family oxidoreductase, with protein sequence MEYDYIIIGSGFGGSVSALRLSQKGYNVLVIEQGKWFNKPDDFPKTNWNLRKWLWMPALGLRGIFKLSFFRHVTVLSGTGVGGGSLVYANTLPIPKNEYFNTGSWAKLTDWKSELTPFYALGKKMLGAVPHPYMSRSDKAMQQLATEIGKPGSFEKTDVAVYFGKPEVTVPDPYFDGQGPDRTGCCLCGGCMVGCRFNAKNTLDKNYLHLAQKAGAKILAESRVFDVKPIGTHGENGYEVFYKPTFPTFGKTQKITAKGVIFAGGVMGTVKLLLNLKRTSLPNLSDKLGHDVRTNSESLIGVTTFQKVDMTEGIAIGSIIQLDESRHVEPVKYSAGSGFWRLFFAPMVSGNSMISRAIKAVSKLFTEPRSHLKAFAIDDWSKRTLIMLYMESIDSTLRFSKGLLGNMTSRLSSGPPPEGNNPKAQELARKMEKIIDGKAMVMNIETILGIPTTAHILGGAVMGKDETEGVINRDNQVFGYENMMICDGSMISANIGVNPSLSITAITERAMSLIPDKK encoded by the coding sequence ATGGAATATGACTACATCATTATCGGCAGCGGTTTTGGGGGCTCGGTTTCCGCATTACGACTTTCCCAAAAAGGCTATAATGTGCTGGTAATCGAGCAAGGAAAATGGTTTAACAAACCCGATGACTTCCCTAAAACCAACTGGAATCTCAGAAAATGGCTCTGGATGCCCGCTTTAGGACTAAGAGGAATTTTCAAACTCTCGTTTTTCCGCCATGTGACCGTACTCAGTGGCACTGGTGTAGGTGGTGGCTCGTTGGTATATGCCAACACCCTCCCCATTCCCAAAAATGAATATTTCAACACAGGATCTTGGGCCAAACTCACCGACTGGAAGTCAGAACTCACTCCGTTTTATGCATTAGGAAAGAAAATGCTGGGTGCAGTGCCTCACCCCTACATGAGCCGGAGCGACAAAGCCATGCAACAGCTCGCCACTGAAATCGGAAAGCCCGGGTCTTTCGAAAAAACCGATGTGGCTGTGTATTTTGGAAAACCCGAAGTCACCGTACCTGACCCATATTTTGATGGCCAGGGACCCGACCGCACCGGTTGCTGCCTTTGCGGTGGTTGTATGGTAGGCTGCAGGTTCAATGCCAAAAATACCCTGGATAAAAATTACCTGCATCTGGCACAAAAAGCCGGAGCAAAAATTTTGGCCGAAAGCCGTGTTTTTGATGTAAAACCAATAGGAACACATGGTGAAAACGGTTATGAAGTATTTTACAAACCTACTTTTCCCACTTTCGGAAAAACGCAAAAAATAACAGCCAAAGGGGTAATTTTTGCCGGAGGAGTGATGGGAACTGTTAAACTACTTTTAAATTTAAAACGCACAAGTCTGCCCAATCTTTCTGATAAACTCGGGCATGATGTCAGAACCAACTCTGAGAGCCTTATCGGTGTTACCACTTTTCAAAAAGTGGATATGACCGAGGGAATCGCTATAGGTTCAATAATCCAGCTGGACGAGAGCCGCCATGTAGAACCCGTAAAATACTCTGCCGGCTCCGGATTCTGGAGGTTGTTTTTTGCACCCATGGTCTCAGGCAACTCCATGATTTCTAGGGCTATAAAAGCCGTTTCCAAGCTTTTCACCGAACCCAGGAGCCATTTGAAAGCTTTTGCCATTGACGATTGGAGCAAACGCACCCTCATCATGCTCTATATGGAAAGTATTGATTCTACACTACGATTTTCAAAAGGTCTTCTCGGAAATATGACCTCCCGACTCAGCAGTGGTCCACCTCCCGAAGGCAATAATCCCAAAGCTCAGGAGCTGGCCCGAAAAATGGAGAAAATCATTGATGGTAAAGCCATGGTAATGAACATCGAAACCATACTGGGTATTCCTACTACGGCACACATTCTGGGTGGAGCGGTGATGGGAAAAGATGAAACAGAAGGCGTTATAAACCGGGATAATCAGGTTTTTGGTTACGAAAATATGATGATTTGTGATGGAAGTATGATTTCTGCAAACATTGGTGTTAACCCCAGTCTTAGCATTACAGCAATAACCGAACGGGCAATGAGCCTTATTCCTGACAAAAAATAA
- a CDS encoding glycoside hydrolase family 3 C-terminal domain-containing protein, with the protein MKVKLLTVLCFVAVAASAQIKTSKAIVVSMTMEEKARLVVGMGMNMPGITLPAEMNGGPVVGQTQTRVPGAAGTTAENARVGIKGMVVADGPAGLRIMPDRPNETKKYFATAFPISSLLACSWNTQLIDQVGKAMGNEVKEYGVDVILGPAINIHRNPLGGRNFEYMSEDPYLAGKMSAAIIRGIQSQGVGTSLKHFAMNNHETNRNTINVKASQRAIREIYLKGFEIAIKEGKPWTVMSSYNKLNGTYTSQSRELLTDVLRGDWKYKGFVMTDWFGGDNPVEQMKAGNDLIMPGTIKQYETIVKAVKEGKLDEKVLDTNVERILDIMKISPSYAGYKYSNNPDLVAHQAIVRNAATEGMVLLKNDNAALPITIGKKIAAFGNFAYNLVSGGTGSGDVNEAYTISLIQGLENAGFGLNKSIQGAYEKYLKEEKDKQPKNRSPFMPPPVINELPVAQLDMNEALTADLAIITIGRISGEFIDRKVENDLNLTDAEKALIAAVSEKFRAQGKKVVVILNVGGPMETASWKSLVDGILLTWQPGQEAGNAIADILSGKVNPSGKLATTFSIKYEDEPAAPGFPGKELEDQVGHTLGGMMRSKPAEIEYLEGIYVGYRGFDKKNIVPAYEFGYGLSYTTFQYSGLKLSSPTFGKNIVATVTVKNTGKVAGKEIAQLYLTAPVGNIEKPEKELKGFAKTKLLAPGESQTLTFTLDAKDLCSFDDTTSAWVAEGGKYTVKIGASSRNILLQKDFTLPKTLVVEKVNDVLKMK; encoded by the coding sequence ATGAAAGTAAAACTATTGACGGTCCTGTGCTTTGTTGCTGTTGCAGCATCAGCTCAGATAAAAACCAGCAAGGCGATTGTGGTCTCCATGACTATGGAAGAAAAAGCCCGTTTGGTGGTAGGTATGGGTATGAATATGCCAGGAATTACATTACCAGCCGAAATGAATGGTGGCCCGGTGGTTGGTCAGACACAAACACGTGTGCCCGGAGCAGCTGGTACAACCGCCGAAAATGCCAGAGTAGGCATCAAAGGTATGGTAGTAGCTGATGGCCCTGCTGGTTTAAGAATTATGCCCGACAGACCAAACGAGACTAAAAAGTATTTCGCTACGGCTTTCCCGATTTCATCTTTACTGGCATGTTCTTGGAATACCCAATTAATTGATCAGGTGGGAAAAGCCATGGGAAATGAAGTGAAAGAGTACGGAGTGGATGTGATTTTGGGGCCTGCTATTAACATTCACCGTAACCCGCTGGGAGGTAGGAATTTTGAGTATATGTCGGAAGATCCATATTTGGCTGGAAAAATGAGTGCTGCCATTATTCGAGGAATCCAAAGTCAGGGTGTAGGTACTTCATTGAAGCACTTTGCGATGAACAATCACGAAACCAACCGCAATACAATCAATGTAAAAGCAAGTCAAAGAGCCATAAGAGAGATTTATTTGAAAGGATTTGAGATTGCTATAAAAGAAGGTAAACCATGGACAGTGATGTCTTCTTACAATAAACTTAATGGGACTTATACTTCTCAAAGCCGTGAACTGCTGACCGATGTACTTCGTGGGGACTGGAAATACAAAGGATTTGTGATGACCGACTGGTTTGGAGGAGATAATCCTGTGGAACAAATGAAAGCCGGAAACGACTTGATAATGCCGGGTACCATCAAACAATATGAAACTATCGTAAAAGCAGTGAAAGAAGGTAAATTAGACGAGAAAGTGCTTGATACCAACGTTGAACGTATTCTGGATATTATGAAAATATCGCCTTCTTATGCAGGATATAAATATTCCAATAATCCCGATTTGGTGGCCCATCAGGCCATAGTTAGAAATGCGGCTACCGAAGGTATGGTATTATTAAAAAATGATAATGCAGCTTTACCGATAACCATAGGCAAGAAAATTGCAGCTTTCGGAAACTTCGCATATAATCTGGTTTCAGGTGGAACAGGAAGTGGTGATGTCAACGAAGCCTACACGATTTCACTCATTCAGGGTCTGGAGAACGCAGGTTTTGGGTTGAATAAAAGTATCCAGGGTGCTTATGAGAAATATCTGAAAGAAGAAAAAGACAAACAACCGAAAAACAGGTCGCCATTTATGCCGCCACCAGTTATAAACGAATTGCCGGTAGCACAACTGGATATGAATGAAGCACTTACGGCTGATTTGGCGATTATTACTATCGGAAGGATTTCTGGTGAATTTATTGACAGAAAAGTTGAAAATGACCTTAATCTTACCGATGCAGAAAAAGCTTTGATAGCAGCAGTTTCAGAAAAATTTCGTGCTCAGGGCAAAAAAGTGGTGGTTATTCTTAATGTAGGAGGACCAATGGAAACAGCAAGCTGGAAAAGTCTTGTAGACGGTATTCTTCTCACCTGGCAGCCAGGACAAGAAGCCGGTAATGCTATTGCTGATATTTTGAGTGGGAAAGTTAATCCTTCAGGAAAACTTGCTACTACCTTCTCGATCAAATACGAAGATGAACCAGCCGCTCCGGGATTTCCCGGAAAAGAACTGGAAGACCAGGTAGGCCATACTTTGGGTGGCATGATGCGTAGTAAGCCTGCCGAAATAGAATACCTCGAGGGTATTTATGTTGGATACAGAGGTTTTGATAAGAAAAATATTGTGCCCGCGTATGAGTTTGGTTACGGACTTTCCTATACTACTTTCCAATACTCAGGATTAAAACTCAGCAGCCCTACTTTTGGTAAAAACATAGTGGCAACTGTAACTGTAAAAAATACCGGAAAAGTAGCGGGTAAAGAAATAGCCCAATTGTATTTGACTGCTCCTGTTGGTAATATTGAAAAACCTGAAAAAGAGTTAAAAGGTTTTGCAAAAACAAAACTATTGGCTCCTGGAGAATCACAAACGCTTACATTTACCCTTGATGCCAAAGACCTTTGCTCATTTGACGATACAACTTCGGCATGGGTGGCAGAAGGAGGAAAATATACCGTAAAAATAGGTGCATCGAGCAGAAATATTCTTTTGCAAAAAGATTTTACATTACCTAAAACCTTGGTAGTAGAAAAAGTGAACGATGTGCTGAAGATGAAGTAA
- a CDS encoding Crp/Fnr family transcriptional regulator encodes MQLTEYLKKHIAISSELSHIIDQSFEIQEFDIHEYLLKTGEVSDKIYFIESGVVREFSDTESESGPESEKVITYWILPENEWIYQVESFELQIASHSNIRAETKVNARSISKALFEKLISQNAELFPHILSIYRKYLLQLEYRNRMHQLRKVEDRLIYLDNMHPGLSQKVPLYMIASYLNTTATNLSRVRGKAIKTKKE; translated from the coding sequence ATGCAGCTAACAGAATATCTCAAAAAACACATTGCAATTTCTTCTGAATTGTCACACATCATTGATCAATCATTTGAAATTCAAGAATTTGACATACATGAATATCTTCTAAAAACAGGCGAAGTCTCTGACAAAATATACTTTATTGAAAGCGGTGTAGTGAGAGAATTTTCGGACACAGAATCTGAATCTGGACCAGAATCTGAAAAAGTAATAACCTATTGGATACTTCCGGAAAATGAATGGATTTATCAGGTCGAAAGTTTTGAATTGCAAATAGCTTCACACAGCAATATCAGGGCAGAAACAAAGGTAAATGCACGCAGTATTAGTAAAGCACTGTTTGAGAAGTTAATAAGTCAAAACGCTGAATTATTCCCACACATTTTGAGTATCTACCGTAAATATCTTTTACAGCTCGAATATCGAAACCGTATGCATCAGCTTAGAAAAGTAGAGGACAGACTTATTTACCTCGACAACATGCACCCCGGTTTAAGCCAGAAAGTACCATTGTATATGATAGCCTCTTATCTCAACACCACGGCCACAAATCTCAGTCGTGTAAGAGGGAAGGCTATAAAAACCAAAAAAGAGTAG
- a CDS encoding NAD(P)H-dependent glycerol-3-phosphate dehydrogenase codes for MTITVIGGGSWATALIKILTDNNHKIKWWLRNTEAINHIKKHHHNPEYLSGIELHPSKVKPYHSLKDALKGTEWAVLAIPAAFVESALAELGPENFMGKKVVSGVKGIVPGKNLLVTDWLSAQFQIDKKNLAAIAGPCHAEEIALEKQSYLTIASEGIDTAQAFAVMMANRYVKTSPSTDIDGVEYAAVMKNIVALACGITHGLGAGDNFQAVMVSNAMLEIERFVDKISPFQRQINASAYLGDLLVTAYSQFSRNRTFGNMIGRGYSVSTAQMEMKMIAEGYFATKSIQEINKNLGVNMPILDFSYQILYKKAPLLKAFESLKDKLI; via the coding sequence ATGACCATAACCGTTATCGGGGGAGGCAGCTGGGCTACCGCTCTCATCAAAATACTTACCGACAATAACCATAAAATCAAATGGTGGCTCCGCAATACCGAGGCCATCAACCATATCAAAAAGCACCATCATAACCCCGAATACCTCAGTGGCATAGAGCTGCACCCCTCAAAGGTTAAGCCCTATCACAGCCTCAAAGATGCTCTCAAAGGCACCGAATGGGCAGTTTTGGCCATCCCGGCGGCATTTGTAGAGTCGGCGTTGGCCGAGCTCGGTCCCGAAAACTTCATGGGTAAAAAGGTCGTATCGGGGGTTAAAGGGATAGTTCCCGGAAAAAATTTACTGGTCACAGACTGGCTTTCGGCTCAATTCCAAATCGACAAAAAAAACCTTGCTGCCATCGCCGGACCATGCCACGCCGAGGAGATCGCTCTCGAAAAACAGTCATATCTCACCATTGCCTCCGAAGGCATCGACACCGCCCAAGCTTTTGCCGTCATGATGGCCAACCGCTACGTCAAAACCTCCCCTTCTACCGATATCGACGGGGTCGAATACGCCGCCGTCATGAAAAACATCGTGGCCCTTGCCTGCGGTATCACGCATGGATTGGGTGCCGGCGACAACTTCCAGGCCGTGATGGTTTCCAACGCCATGCTCGAAATCGAGCGTTTTGTGGACAAAATCTCACCGTTCCAACGCCAAATCAACGCCTCCGCCTACCTCGGCGACCTGCTCGTTACGGCTTACTCGCAGTTTAGCCGCAACCGCACCTTTGGCAACATGATAGGCCGCGGTTACTCAGTTTCCACCGCCCAAATGGAGATGAAAATGATAGCCGAGGGGTATTTTGCAACAAAAAGCATTCAGGAAATCAACAAAAACCTGGGCGTAAACATGCCCATTCTTGATTTTTCATATCAGATTTTATACAAAAAAGCCCCATTGCTCAAAGCCTTCGAGAGTCTGAAAGATAAGCTTATTTAA
- a CDS encoding efflux RND transporter periplasmic adaptor subunit, whose translation MNKKSKKIWWILGGILVALILFIIIGKKAGWINSEKPTEVELTKVVKGNLTETVSASGKIQPEVEVKITPDVPGEIIALYVKEGDSVQKGQLLLKIQPENYVSVVERFKAGVNQSQASAEQSKSSIARAESQLLRTQVEYNRQKKLLEEKVISQSEFETTETNMKIAKQDLEAAKANYQAAQYGIKSSQAALKDASENLRKTNIYAPMTGIVSKLAVELGERVVGTSQMAGTEMLRIANLNNMEVRVNVNENDIVRVGLTDTVIVDVDSYASSGKKFKGIVTQIANTANGSGGSLTAAASNSTESVTEFEVRIKILPSSYRELIDYKKGRKYPFKPGMTATVEIVTNNKAGVLSVPISAVTTRVENKKSDKEKDGDEGMGLGAVDNEPVKKEVPKEIVFVNDKGVAKKREVKTGITDTGAGSIEIVSGLKAGEEIISGPFLEVSKKLKDGDKVALKKKEEKKKEE comes from the coding sequence ATGAACAAGAAGTCAAAAAAAATATGGTGGATACTTGGAGGTATTTTGGTTGCCCTCATACTTTTTATAATTATCGGAAAAAAAGCGGGTTGGATCAACAGTGAGAAACCCACAGAAGTAGAACTTACCAAAGTAGTGAAAGGTAATCTGACCGAAACGGTGTCGGCATCAGGTAAAATTCAACCCGAAGTTGAAGTAAAAATCACTCCTGATGTACCGGGTGAAATCATCGCTCTTTACGTGAAAGAAGGGGATTCTGTGCAAAAAGGACAGCTCTTGTTAAAAATCCAGCCTGAAAACTATGTGTCGGTTGTAGAAAGATTTAAAGCAGGTGTAAACCAGTCACAGGCTTCGGCAGAGCAATCAAAATCATCTATCGCCAGGGCGGAATCTCAGCTCTTGAGAACTCAGGTAGAATATAACCGTCAGAAAAAACTATTAGAAGAAAAAGTGATTTCTCAGTCGGAATTTGAGACTACCGAAACCAACATGAAGATTGCCAAACAGGATCTGGAAGCTGCAAAAGCCAATTATCAGGCTGCTCAATATGGCATAAAAAGCTCGCAGGCTGCATTGAAAGATGCCTCTGAAAACCTTAGAAAAACTAATATCTATGCACCGATGACAGGTATCGTGTCGAAACTGGCCGTAGAATTGGGAGAAAGGGTAGTTGGTACCTCGCAAATGGCCGGAACCGAAATGTTGAGAATAGCCAACCTCAACAACATGGAGGTAAGGGTAAATGTAAATGAAAACGATATTGTAAGGGTTGGTTTGACCGATACCGTAATAGTAGATGTGGATTCTTATGCCTCGTCGGGCAAGAAATTTAAAGGCATCGTGACCCAAATCGCCAATACGGCAAATGGTTCGGGTGGATCATTGACTGCAGCTGCCAGCAACTCGACTGAGTCGGTGACAGAGTTTGAAGTGAGAATCAAAATCCTTCCCAGCTCATACCGTGAGTTGATCGATTACAAAAAAGGCCGTAAGTATCCGTTTAAACCGGGAATGACTGCTACGGTGGAAATCGTGACTAACAATAAGGCCGGGGTGCTTTCGGTGCCTATCTCGGCTGTAACCACCCGGGTAGAAAACAAAAAATCAGATAAAGAAAAAGATGGCGACGAGGGAATGGGCTTAGGAGCAGTGGACAACGAGCCGGTGAAAAAAGAAGTGCCAAAAGAAATCGTGTTTGTCAACGACAAAGGCGTAGCTAAAAAACGTGAAGTAAAAACCGGAATCACCGATACTGGTGCAGGATCGATAGAAATTGTTTCAGGTCTAAAAGCCGGCGAAGAGATCATCTCGGGTCCTTTCCTTGAAGTATCGAAAAAACTCAAAGACGGTGACAAAGTAGCCCTCAAGAAAAAAGAAGAAAAGAAGAAAGAAGAATAA
- a CDS encoding TolC family protein → MNFNFKIAALILVSSVYAMGQTKVSGSSGQAQVLSLRECVDYALKNNLNMQQTQVAVESGMVTLDQAKMAKYPTANGQFNLNGNAGRNVDPFTNGIVTQTIGTNNVGVGLNMPVYDGFRNKNTVERAKLTLEALLMDVNTMRNNVSLQVALAYLNALSTEDLIEVAQKQLDVTNFQFERMEKLVRSGTVPETNLFDLEAQRANDELSLLNAKNNHESALLTLKQAMNAPTEMVIKAERINVPDPNLIQYGETANQVYENALGYLPEIKAGEIRMKVADRNIAIAKSLGLPTLSASTSWGTAYSSVAKTLTPSGSTSSPIPVSAEFQGQTIPFVINFPQTTYTSENINYFKQLGNNQNLNVGLSLRIPIFNGYNQKYQTQAATIQKKQTDIQNQSTKLQIKQNIDQAYINMLNAQKRFSATQIQVNALEKSFKAIETRYSAGSNNFMDYNLAKTNLDRAKSNLVVAKYDYIFRIKVLDFYQNRPLEL, encoded by the coding sequence ATGAATTTCAATTTTAAAATAGCCGCATTGATTTTGGTTTCCTCGGTGTATGCCATGGGCCAAACCAAAGTTTCGGGATCTTCGGGTCAGGCACAGGTGCTTTCGTTGAGAGAGTGCGTGGACTATGCCCTGAAAAATAACCTGAACATGCAACAAACACAGGTGGCGGTAGAATCAGGAATGGTCACGCTGGATCAGGCTAAAATGGCCAAATATCCAACGGCCAACGGTCAATTTAACCTCAACGGCAATGCAGGTCGTAACGTGGATCCTTTTACCAACGGAATCGTAACTCAAACTATCGGAACCAATAATGTAGGGGTAGGGCTAAATATGCCTGTTTACGATGGTTTCAGGAACAAAAACACGGTAGAAAGAGCAAAATTGACGCTTGAAGCCCTGCTAATGGACGTGAATACCATGAGAAACAACGTTTCACTTCAGGTGGCCTTGGCATACCTCAATGCCCTTTCGACAGAAGACCTGATAGAAGTGGCTCAAAAACAACTGGATGTGACCAATTTTCAGTTTGAAAGAATGGAAAAATTGGTACGGTCGGGTACCGTTCCCGAAACCAATCTTTTTGACCTGGAAGCACAGCGTGCCAACGATGAGCTGAGCCTCCTCAATGCCAAAAACAATCACGAGTCGGCACTTTTGACGCTAAAACAAGCCATGAATGCTCCAACAGAAATGGTAATAAAAGCTGAAAGAATTAATGTGCCTGACCCGAATTTAATACAATATGGTGAAACTGCCAATCAGGTGTATGAAAATGCACTGGGCTACTTGCCTGAAATTAAAGCCGGAGAAATAAGAATGAAGGTTGCGGACAGGAATATTGCGATTGCCAAGAGCTTGGGGCTACCAACACTTTCTGCCTCCACAAGCTGGGGTACGGCATATTCTTCTGTTGCAAAAACTTTGACTCCAAGTGGTTCAACAAGCTCTCCAATTCCGGTTTCGGCTGAGTTTCAGGGACAAACCATCCCGTTTGTGATAAATTTTCCACAAACTACCTATACTTCGGAAAACATTAACTATTTCAAACAGTTAGGAAATAACCAAAACTTGAATGTGGGGTTATCGTTGAGAATACCGATATTTAATGGCTACAACCAGAAATACCAGACACAGGCGGCAACGATTCAGAAAAAACAAACGGATATTCAGAATCAAAGTACCAAATTGCAGATAAAACAAAACATTGATCAGGCTTATATCAATATGCTCAATGCTCAAAAGAGATTTTCGGCAACCCAGATTCAAGTCAATGCTCTCGAAAAATCATTCAAAGCGATAGAGACCCGCTATAGTGCTGGATCAAATAATTTTATGGATTATAATCTTGCTAAAACCAACCTGGATCGAGCAAAAAGCAACCTTGTGGTAGCCAAATACGATTATATTTTCAGGATAAAAGTATTGGATTTCTATCAAAACAGACCTTTGGAGCTATAA